From the Prochlorococcus sp. MIT 1223 genome, the window CCAACGATTATCAGTTGCTACTGGGCCAGGGAGCTTCACAGGAACTCGCATCTCAATAACACTTTGCAGAACAATTGCACAACAAATGCAATGCCATTTAGATGGTATTAGCAGTTTTGCATTAATGGCCAGAAGGTTACATCAAGAAGAATTGAAAGATAATTCAATTAAGCCTTTTTGGATTACAAGCATTCTCAAGCGAAGAGGAATAATTGGTGGCCTTTATCAAATTAAGAAAGAATCAGATTTACCTTATTGCGATCAAATAATAGAGATTCAGTCTCCTAAACTTCTCCAGAATAAAGAAAATAAATACAATGAATTAAAAGCGAATTATGATATTAAACTGGATACAATAGAGCTATTAAAAATCTGTCATTCAGCCAATAAAATTAAGAAAGAAAGTCCATGGCAAAAAGTTTTACCAATTTACCCTTGCTCTCCAGTTGATGAAAATAGAAAATAACGTTTCTATTTTCATCAACTTCATTTATGCGGTAAAAGACCCTGATCTATTAAAGAATTAATAGTTTCCTTTAAATGATTTGTTGTTTGCTCTAATTCAAGTTTTGATCTTTTAACTGGAGGAGGAATAGGTTTTCCAATTCTTAAATGAATAGGTATAAAACGTGGCCACCTATTACCTTTCCCCAGAGCTCGATGACTATTAATAATAGCAACGGGCAAAAGATAGGCTCCACTTCTTGAAGCTAATAATGCTGCACCTGCCATAGGGGTATTTACACGCCCATTTTCTTGCCTTGTTCCATCAAGAAAAACACCGATTGCTCGTCCTTTCTTCAGAATGTTTGTAGCAGTTTTAATTGCTTCACGATCACTACTGCCTCGACTGACAGGATATGCTCCACAAGATCGAATAATTTGAGAAAGAAGCGGAATTGCAAATAATTCTTTTTTAGCCATAAATGAGACTGGCCGCCCTAAGGCATGTCCCAGAATTGGCGGGTCTAAATCAGAACCATGATTTGCAACCACTACAAGTGGTCCTAATTTAGGGACATTGAAATTACCAAAAGTTCTTCCTCTAAAAAACAACCTGAAAAGTGGAAAGACAAAGCAATAGCTGACTATTGAATAAAAAAAACTTTGTTTATCTTTAGGCCATTGGTTATTGAGTGATGTTGAGTTTTTAATTATTTCTGTCAAAATTCAAATTCCCAAGTCACTAGATGAACCTATTTGATTTATTCCTACTCCTTTAATTGAGCGTTTAGCAAGACCAGACAAAACATTGCCAGGACCAATTTCTACCATGGTCGAAATACCTTCATTAACAAAAATCTCCATTGTTTCTCTCCAACGAACACCTGTAATCATTTGTTTTTTAAGTTTCTGCTTAAGAAGTGATCCACGTCTAGAAGGCATGGGATCTGAATTACTAAGAATGGGAAAATTCGCATCACGGAAGTTCACTTTATCCAATTCTTGATCAAAAAATTGTGATGCCTTCTGCATCAAAGGTGAGTGAAAGGCACCAGAAACTTGTAATGGTATAACTCTCTTACATTTA encodes:
- the tsaB gene encoding tRNA (adenosine(37)-N6)-threonylcarbamoyltransferase complex dimerization subunit type 1 TsaB, with translation MTKKNFLLALHSSSAILGVSMIDLRDPSKEIQTSTFDIGRKLSNDIFSCIEEILPRKHWNQIQRLSVATGPGSFTGTRISITLCRTIAQQMQCHLDGISSFALMARRLHQEELKDNSIKPFWITSILKRRGIIGGLYQIKKESDLPYCDQIIEIQSPKLLQNKENKYNELKANYDIKLDTIELLKICHSANKIKKESPWQKVLPIYPCSPVDENRK
- a CDS encoding lysophospholipid acyltransferase family protein, with amino-acid sequence MTEIIKNSTSLNNQWPKDKQSFFYSIVSYCFVFPLFRLFFRGRTFGNFNVPKLGPLVVVANHGSDLDPPILGHALGRPVSFMAKKELFAIPLLSQIIRSCGAYPVSRGSSDREAIKTATNILKKGRAIGVFLDGTRQENGRVNTPMAGAALLASRSGAYLLPVAIINSHRALGKGNRWPRFIPIHLRIGKPIPPPVKRSKLELEQTTNHLKETINSLIDQGLLPHK